A region from the Coffea eugenioides isolate CCC68of chromosome 9, Ceug_1.0, whole genome shotgun sequence genome encodes:
- the LOC113783169 gene encoding putative FBD-associated F-box protein At5g56410: MAGRYDSNPFAEEEVNPFAGADWTRRQRSHRHPVFPFLALLVDQWKHPFFLAGKISLDQDPTANSSNRIDRISALLLCQILSFLPMKEAAATSILSPRWRYLLTSIPVINLVFNDTSDELDPIQRENSHLKFSRFIDFCINLIRQRNTAPIRKFGLTIFPPWLCERFQLQMDSLISALPLCNVQELEIFLFENDAERSNLLGIFTCKTLVVLKMDRQVDLDIPNSVALPDLKVLCLEC; the protein is encoded by the exons TTGGACTCGTAGGCAAAGGTCACACAGA CATCCTGTTTTCCCATTTCTTGCCCTTCTTGTTGATCAGTGGAAacaccctttttttttggctggGAAGATATCATTGGATCAAGATCCCACCGCCAATTCTTCAAATAGGATTGATAGAATTAGTGCCCTTCTCCTTTGCCAAATTTTGTCATTTCTCCCCATGAAAGAAGCCGCAGCCACCTCAATTTTATCTCCTCGATGGCGATACCTTCTCACTTCTATTCCAGTTATTAATCTCGTATTTAATGACACTTCAGACGAATTAGATCCTATTCAACGTGAAAATTCTCATCTGAAGTTCTCTAGATTTATTGATTTTTGTATTAACTTGATACGGCAACGTAACACAGCTCCCATAAGAAAATTTGGGCTCACAATCTTCCCACCGTGGCTATGTGAACGGTTTCAGTTGCAAATGGACTCCTTGATATCTGCTTTACCGTTGTGCAATGTTCAAGAActtgagatttttctgtttgaaAATGATGCTGAACGATCAAATCTATTGGGAATATTTACATGCAAAACACTAGTTGTTCTGAAAATGGATAGACAAGTTGATTTGGATATACCCAATTCGGTTGCTTTACCAGATTTGAAGGTGCTGTGCCTGGAAtgttaa